The following coding sequences are from one Mesorhizobium onobrychidis window:
- a CDS encoding sugar ABC transporter ATP-binding protein, with amino-acid sequence MNSTAHLTAVGIEGVRKAFGATIALDGVSFKIASGSVHALLGENGAGKSTLVKLLSGLVRPDEGQITILGQPAPLGSPRAAHAKGLQTAFQEMTLVRDLSVLDNMLLPYAPIGPIGLIRRSAARKAVRKHISDLGLSVDLDAELATLDLAVRQKIEIARAVYRKPRILLLDEPTSTLSGGDVEWLGGIIARLKAAGTTVVFITHRMREVRAFCDTLTILRNGRHIVTAPVADVSDGEVIEKIIGRSIAQTFPPKPESEAVFGPPVLGVRDLKAGRKLDGVSFDLRKGEILGIAGLQGMGQLDLFFACFGMAEIERGHVVVDGRKVWLGSPADALKPNMAIGLVPEDRKTEGLFLKLPGRQNASLPVVGRFTRFGLIREDEEARAVQSAFSTVEVDRRAMWTRAGAFSGGNQQKIAIAKWLVAESRILLLFDPTRGIDVGTKHELYVMMRDYVAAGGSILLHSTEIPELVHQCDRVLVLYDGRLVAELAGEDISEGAIMRPALGHGDAVRQAAE; translated from the coding sequence ATGAATTCAACAGCGCATCTGACTGCTGTCGGCATAGAGGGCGTCCGCAAGGCGTTCGGCGCCACAATCGCCCTCGACGGCGTTTCCTTCAAAATTGCATCGGGCAGCGTGCATGCTCTGCTCGGCGAGAACGGCGCCGGCAAGTCCACGCTGGTCAAGCTGCTGTCGGGACTGGTGCGGCCCGACGAAGGGCAGATTACTATCCTTGGCCAACCGGCGCCGCTCGGCTCGCCGCGCGCCGCCCATGCCAAGGGCTTGCAGACAGCCTTCCAAGAAATGACCCTGGTCCGCGATCTCAGCGTTCTCGACAATATGCTGCTGCCCTACGCGCCGATCGGCCCGATCGGCCTGATCAGACGGTCAGCCGCGCGTAAGGCGGTTCGCAAACACATTTCCGATCTCGGGCTTTCGGTCGATCTCGACGCCGAGCTGGCGACGCTCGATCTTGCCGTCCGGCAGAAGATCGAGATCGCGCGCGCCGTCTACCGCAAGCCGCGCATCCTCCTGCTCGACGAACCGACTTCGACCTTGTCGGGCGGCGACGTCGAATGGTTGGGCGGCATCATCGCCCGGCTGAAGGCGGCCGGTACGACGGTCGTGTTCATTACCCATCGCATGCGCGAGGTGCGGGCCTTCTGCGACACGCTGACCATCCTCAGAAACGGCCGTCATATCGTCACCGCGCCGGTCGCCGATGTCTCGGATGGCGAGGTGATCGAAAAGATCATCGGCCGCAGCATTGCCCAGACATTTCCGCCGAAACCTGAAAGCGAGGCCGTCTTCGGCCCCCCAGTGCTCGGCGTGCGCGATCTCAAAGCCGGAAGAAAGCTCGACGGCGTCAGTTTCGACCTGCGCAAGGGCGAAATCCTCGGCATTGCCGGGCTTCAGGGCATGGGGCAGCTTGACCTGTTCTTCGCTTGCTTCGGCATGGCCGAGATCGAACGTGGCCATGTCGTGGTTGACGGCCGCAAGGTGTGGCTCGGCTCGCCGGCCGATGCGCTCAAGCCCAATATGGCGATCGGGCTGGTGCCGGAGGACCGCAAGACCGAGGGTCTGTTCCTGAAGCTCCCGGGCCGGCAGAACGCATCGCTGCCGGTCGTCGGGCGCTTCACGCGGTTTGGCCTGATTAGGGAGGACGAGGAAGCTCGCGCCGTGCAATCTGCCTTCTCTACAGTCGAGGTCGACCGCCGTGCCATGTGGACGAGGGCAGGCGCGTTTTCGGGCGGCAACCAGCAGAAGATCGCTATCGCGAAATGGCTGGTCGCCGAAAGTCGCATCCTGCTGCTCTTCGATCCCACTCGCGGCATCGACGTCGGCACCAAGCACGAGCTCTATGTGATGATGCGCGACTATGTGGCGGCCGGCGGCTCGATCCTGCTGCATTCGACCGAGATTCCCGAGCTCGTCCATCAATGCGACCGGGTGCTCGTCCTCTACGACGGCCGGCTGGTGGCGGAGCTTGCGGGCGAGGATATTTCTGAAGGCGCGATCATGAGGCCGGCGCTGGGCCATGGCGATGCGGTTCGACAGGCGGCTGAATGA
- a CDS encoding sugar ABC transporter substrate-binding protein, with amino-acid sequence MGIGSKARRLALLAGMAVCACGVSAAEAAEKHKIFLSMSFIGNDWQAEAANMVKAMASHKSMADKVDLQVQVAGPNAQRQIQQVNAMVQAGAEAIVIFPISPTALNQVVKNACNKGVKVFAYDAEITEPCAYNVHIDQEEAGRVTAEWLVKKLDGKGNIIAVTGVPGTSVDDLRTKAAKEVLAKHPDIKIVGEAVGMWSQAVARTELSKILATRSWDDIDGLWMQVGCFTANSMQLEAGKKTSELLPCAGEGANGGRIQMLPEGTEVEGAASPYAPLGAPRISYASPPYSGALALKLAVEALEGKDVPKKTILPLPVVTNETIKLCDEGTWAEMKAGCNAFKPSLVSNPGWFASIFSDQTPEIGLAAALVGQPEE; translated from the coding sequence ATGGGTATCGGATCGAAAGCCCGGCGGCTCGCGCTGCTGGCTGGCATGGCTGTCTGCGCTTGTGGGGTGTCCGCCGCCGAGGCGGCCGAAAAGCACAAGATCTTTCTGAGCATGAGCTTCATCGGCAACGATTGGCAGGCCGAGGCGGCAAACATGGTCAAAGCTATGGCCTCGCACAAAAGCATGGCCGATAAGGTCGATCTTCAGGTTCAGGTGGCGGGGCCGAATGCGCAGCGCCAGATCCAGCAGGTCAACGCCATGGTCCAGGCGGGCGCCGAAGCGATCGTGATCTTTCCGATCTCGCCAACGGCCCTCAATCAGGTGGTCAAGAACGCCTGCAACAAGGGCGTCAAGGTCTTCGCCTATGATGCCGAGATCACCGAGCCTTGCGCCTACAACGTCCATATCGACCAGGAGGAGGCAGGCCGGGTGACGGCCGAATGGCTGGTCAAGAAACTCGATGGCAAGGGCAACATCATCGCGGTGACCGGCGTCCCCGGCACCTCGGTCGACGATTTGCGCACCAAGGCAGCCAAGGAGGTCTTGGCCAAACACCCCGACATCAAGATCGTCGGCGAGGCGGTCGGCATGTGGAGCCAGGCGGTGGCCCGTACCGAACTTTCGAAGATCCTGGCGACGCGCAGTTGGGACGATATCGATGGGCTATGGATGCAGGTCGGCTGCTTCACTGCCAATTCAATGCAACTCGAGGCCGGCAAGAAGACCAGCGAACTCCTGCCCTGTGCCGGCGAGGGCGCCAATGGCGGCCGCATCCAGATGCTGCCGGAGGGCACCGAGGTCGAGGGCGCGGCGTCTCCCTATGCGCCGCTCGGCGCGCCGCGCATTTCCTACGCGTCACCGCCTTATTCCGGCGCACTCGCGCTCAAGCTCGCCGTCGAGGCTCTTGAAGGCAAGGATGTGCCTAAGAAAACGATCCTGCCGCTGCCGGTCGTCACCAACGAGACGATCAAGCTCTGCGACGAGGGCACCTGGGCCGAGATGAAGGCCGGCTGCAACGCCTTCAAGCCGTCGCTGGTCTCCAATCCCGGCTGGTTCGCGTCGATCTTCTCCGACCAGACGCCCGAGATCGGCCTTGCCGCAGCACTTGTCGGCCAGCCCGAGGAGTGA